TGTAAAGAGCTATCCTACGTAATTATAATAGATTATCTTGTCCCTACAATTTTATATTTTCAGATCTGGGTACTGTAGAATAAGGTTTAGGACTTCTTCAATACTTGTTCAAAAGCCAAAATTAAAAGACATACTCCAAATGCATTCTTGATGAGtgaaaatttaaaacattatgtGTAAGACAAAGTACAACATGCATGTGATCGATTGATCAATCGTTATTCAAATCTTAACCACCTCgagaaaacaaattaaaagaaatgTGGATAATACAAAGACAACTAATGACCAAATCTCAAGATAATTTAATAAGAAAGAGATTGGATCCACTCAAAGAATCTACTTAATTAAGCCACTTCAAGAGTACTTATAGGCATTTCCAATGGAAAATTTGTTGTTTCATTGTGTGTAGCGCCGTAAGGACAGAACATAATCTTGTAGTCTGTTGTCCAACTTTGACAAGTAAATGTACTTGTTGGATCATCTTGAGGGTAACTATAGGCATCGGGACATCTTTGTTTGAAAAATCTCGACAAATCAGTAGGACCACATGGACCTTGGGTACAACAATATTGTTGTCCTCCGAATGTGGTACAAGGATTGTTACATCCTCCAGGTACCCTAAGTGAACCAGGGCATTCACCAATTATATTGGCAACACATTGAATTGGATGACATTTTCCAGGACCAGAATTCGTTGGGCCGAAAGACATAGGGATGTTAAATCCATCAATTACTGAAATGTCCCAAAAATCTAGGTTGCTGAATTGATTCAAAGCATATTCCGCCAAGGTGTTTGGTGGTTTACCCCATCCTTTGCATTCTAGAACTCCACCACAATCACCGGTCTGGCACCAACCTCTTCCAGCACCATCGAAATTGCAATTAGTACGACCCCATATACGTGCCATTTTAGTACCCGGTGGGGCCCAAAACCACCAACTCTGACCTCGTTCGAGACGTCGGCCACCTCCTACGGGTGTCGCCGCCGCCCAAACGGTGTACGGGCAGTTGTTGTGGACCTCAAATACGCCTGAAGCATAAGTGTAAGTCACAAAGGCAAGGAGGAAGAACACCAAACAAGTTGTCAGGTGACTCATTTTAGTATAAGAAGAACGTTTGGTTGTCGGATATATTTACACATTATGATGGGGGTTTATATAGGGGTATGGCGGCTTTTTGCACTATGGACGTTACAATTATATTTATTGACACTTGATAtgttaataaaagaataatctttaaagatgttttgataAAGATATAGGGGTATGGCGGCTTTTTGCACTATGGACGTATACAATTATTATGTACAATGAACATATACAGAACTTAATAATTTGTTTGGTGATATATAATATGTCCACTTGAGAAAATACGCCGCCGATAATATCCACTAAAAAATAAGGAATGTATGATGTAAATTTCGAAtgtgaataattatttaatttaatttccgCTCTTCATTTATAGTCATCAAGAGAACGTAATAATTATTCAAATATAAGATAAGTCATTATTAAATATTGGCAAAGAGTTAAAACTCAAATATATGTACCTAGAAAGTATGGAGTAGAAATTACAGTATTAGTATGATATTAATTATGCTATCCCATATTCTTCCTCTGTTGTGTCTAGTATTTAATTTCTAGATTGGTTTAATTGTATTTGTTAAGCACATATTTAATTATTACTCCTAGTAGTTaatattaagtgaattgttgaaacttttttcatagTCCAAGAGAATTATTGAGactttttttcatgtttacctTTTATTTGATGATGGTTTTAACTACTTTACATTTTTTAGGAGGGTAGTTTAGGGATAATCAAAAGGACAGTAGTAAAACTATCTAAAAAGTAAGCATTAATTTAtatccttaaatatttttttcaaaaaagatgTCATACCCCAACAATTCATTTAATATGAATTAGAAAGAATATTTGCAATACAAAGAATTGAAGACTTATATTGTTGGGCACACATATATTGTCTTTTGTAAGTTGGGCACACGATAAAATTAGATTAATTAGTCAACTTTATGGCATTACATCAAAACTATTTAAGTAGGTACGTACAATGTTTACAGTGGTAAGTGCTAGATTAGTGAGTGATATTTAGGTTTTGAGACTTTAATTTTACTCCCACTAATATATCATAGAAATTTTCGCTGATTGTATCctttttgagaaaacattttAGTAAATGTCTCTCTTTTTAATTGTCTTgcaatttatgaattttttagaCAATTGTgtaaaaatttcttttgaacaaatcaataattttaactatgaaaaaaatattagatcACATTGTAAGATTTTGTTAGTTGTACAAAATTGAGGACCGTCTAATATCTTTTGAACCACTTCATCAACCACCAAGACCCAAAGGGTACGACAAATATCTTTTAGAAAAgtaatgtattttttaaaaaaacaatatatttattaagaaaataacattttttactCAAAAGTAGCGATAGGGATAATTTTGGATCAAAGTATTAATAGCAGGGGCACTTTTGGACCTAAAATATTTTGGACCAAAATATTCACAGATGACCTTTTTTTGTCcaatttcacataatttaacGATATTTTTTTTACCCTTTTACCTTAAAATGAAAAGATATACAATGTTATTTTCAATTTGACAGTTCATAGAGATCCATACTTCAGCCCATACCTGTCCGGTTCAAGTTACAACGACCCGATCTAACCCCACCTAAACCGGTCTCTGATTCACATATAAATACATCAGCTCAACATATTCTTCatcgaaaaaaaaaaaagaaccggTCTCTGTCTGAAAATTCCTGCGAgaatctcttctttttttcctggGAATCTACGAGACTTTGATTGAAAATGGTACGAGGAAAACTTGTAGTACATCTTGTTGGGGCTAAAGGCCTTGAAAACACTGATTTTCTCAGTAagtttttctaatttatttgtttgaatTCTCTgtttctttaataattttttgatctGATCAGTTTAGTATATGGATCTCTTTTCCTTCGATTAGATTTAGtgttttcttaattaatttagTTTTCAATTGTTACTTATGTGATCATAGGTTGATCTACATGTAATTTATGGGTTCACACGAATCACGATCAATAGCTTTTACTTAGAtcctatatgtatatatgtattaagaAATCTGCTAAGCGCCCGTTTGATGtagattttgaagttgaaatttaaacTAGCATTTTACTTGGAAAAGATTTGAAGTTTTGTGAGCGGGGAAGTTGAAAATATCTAAagatttgattttgaaaatctaatcaaattttatggtcaaacaaatatttgaagataaattttaaaatttactgCCAAAATATATGGCCAAACACTAATATCAACAAATACTTGTCTTTGAACttagttattattgtatattaGTTTGAGTTCGCAGTTGAAatatataaacttcaaattttgaatctaCTAGTGTATGCGATATATACTAGTGATATAACATTTAGCTCTATGCCTAGTCAAACAATGTCAAATAAGCTCATGTTTAGGTATAATTGAGGATCCTGGTCGATAAAAAGGTGATCTTTTGAAAatgcacaatttttttttaaaaaaaaatatttaaatagttAATTCGATTCATACTCTTGTgtttttttgattaaaaaaatgtcATCTTTGGTGATACAGATGATATGGATCCATATGTGATCCTAACTTGTAGATCTCAGGAGAAAAAGAGCAGTGTTGCATCAGGTACATTTGTCATAATCTTTGGTTAATTTCATATATTTCTtaagaaaaatgaaatgaagtttgatcaataatgatttatgatgatgttgatgTTGCCAATTTACGTAGGCAAGGGATGTGAACCAGAATGGAATGAAACATTTGTTTTCTCCATTTCTGAGGATGTTGAAGAACTCTTCTTGAAGATAATGGACAGTGATTCTATCGGTGATGACGATATTGTGGGGGAAGCTAAGTAAGTATATCTTATCTAATTAGAGGTGAATTCAAGATTTATACGTATTTTTTATATTGATAGACATAGTATGAGTATATGTCGAGATCAGTAAATAGCTACTGAGGACATGACTCTAGATAGAAAGGTATGGGAGTCGAAGATTAgagtagaaggttagtaggcaGCTGAGCCTGAGTGTTGTTGCATGTCTTAGAGGAGAAGAAAAGGACTAGCCTCCTCTCTACTTCTCCTTGTTAGTAGTATTATTCAGTGCATAGCCTGGCTTCCTTTCTTCCTTGTTTATTACTATATGTTGGTTCATTTGCTTTGTATCCTCGTATTTTGTCATCTTATTTCCTTGCATCCTGCTTcgatttcttcttttcttttgagccAAGGGTCCTGCAAAGGAaggggtaaggtttgcgtacgtCCTATCCTTCCCAGAACCAACTTGTGAAATTACAataaatatgttgttgttattgttgttgttttagtATACATCTACTTTCTAGTAGTGTTATATAAATCATGGTCTAAACGGTTGAGATTATTAGTATATGGAGTCAAATAAACATTTATCTATTAGATTAGATTTATACATAAACATAATCTGAGTTTGATAGTATTGTTTTTGAGCTATTTAGATTCAATGGTATGATATTTGCAGGATACCAATTGAACCAGTTTTATCAGAAGGGAGCATCCCAATAACGTGTTATAATGTTGTTAAAGATGAAGAATATTGTGGAGAAATTAAAGTTGGTCTGACCTTTACTCCTGAGGCAAGTTACTTTCtcaaattttattgatttatACGAAAAAGTACACCTCAATCCTGAGCAAGCAAATTGAAATCGACTATATGAATTATCACTATTCGTGTAAACCCTTCTCAataaaagtattataaaataaCCCTGGATAAAGGAACTCTAACATGCAAGTATAATTTGGTATGCTAAGTGCATGATATCTTTTGCTATATTTTGTAGGAATATTCTGAGAGGAAGTATGAAGATGAAAACCTTGGTGGATGGAAAGAGTCTTCTTATTGATGCGAAGCATCGCTCGATCAATGAATTTGTTCTTGCTTAGACATGAACTTTTCCTACGGAAGTATCTACTCGTAACAAAATCTCAGTTGTCAAAGTGTGGATTTCAGATagtaaaaaggataaaaaaggACGCACTATATCGCGTCATAATGTGTTCCGAGCATGAAGTGGAATGAAAAAGTTGggattttcttttcatttttcaagttaaatttGATGATGTTTCTTTGCAATGATCTTCAATTTATTGTATCAAACACTGCAATTTAAGGTTTATTATGCAGAATGATTTTACCATTGCTTCCACAATGTCGAGTTGTGAGATAACCAGGTCAAATATCTTGAAATTCTAGTGATGAATTCACTCTAATTTTGTCCATAACACTCCTTATTTCTTCTCTTAAGGAAATATAATGGTGTTCGAGCCAACTCACCTCGACCATTTCACCTAATACTTGCTATCTTCCACCAAAATGAATATCCGAAGGATTAGATATATGAGCTTTTTGTACCTACTGGAATAAAGAATTTTGGTCTCTCATAGTTTCAGAACACTATACAGTATTTTGAGTACATTTCTGATCTTTTCATAAATAAGTAGCCTGCTTGAAGAAGCATTTTTGGATGCATCAACAGTTGTAATGCTTTGACAATCCAGTTATAGAGATGAGAAAAAAACAGAGACGCATCTACGTGTTATAAAAGCTTAGAGACACCCAACCTTATGCAGACTACATATAGCAAACAATTGTCTATAATGCCTTTTGAAACAGATTGTCTAAATTCCAACGGATCGTGGGATCTAAGCATTCAAAAAGTTGAAGCGACATTTCAACCAGCTATCTGGTTCGAACAAACCTAATTTACGTGTCACCTCCAGACAATTCAAGCATCACCGGTGATCAATCTTCAACAAATTAAAGATACCCCAAACTCCAGAAACCGCATCAGGAAATGTTACAACCAGAGGATATAGCTGCACAAAAATGCATTCACAGGAGCAGCACCGTGTTATTAGTTGATCCATCGATACACCTAACACTTCCCTCTCTTTATGTACTCCCATTCACCTTTGAGATTTAAATTTAGATTGATAGTCCGTAGCCTGGGTATCCAAACCTGGATTTTGAGAAACAACACTACTGCAACCTGGCATGCTATTAGTTCCATTGGGCAAAAAGGTCAAACCTGGATTTTGAGAAACAACACTACTGCAACCTGGTATGCTATTATTTCCAGTGGGTAAAAAGGTTTGATTTATTGGCGGTTGCTCCTTGACGATGTTCTCCTCCGATGGAGCACAGTGGTTCGGAACATCATTCATGTAAAAGCTGGAAGTGTTGAATAATGGGAGTTCAAAGCACCCATCATCGGCCTGCGTGTAGGAAGTATTGTATTCTTGATGAGTAGATCCCTGAAAGGCCAGGGTATCTTCTACTGGTATTGCACCTGTAAGGGTTTTGAATGCAAATTCCAAGCATGGATCTGACCAATAGTCCCCAAATGGATAAGAAGCTAATTGCGCATGCAATCTTCTGTTCTGTTCATCTAGATTCTCAGTTACCAGCTCTCCTGTTTGCTTTTCTTTAACAGGCTGGTTTGCCACATTAAGATCCAGACTTCTGTGTGATGGTTCAGCTAGTTGTGAATCTTGCCATTGCTGGTTTTCTACATTAAGATCCACATTTCTCTGTGATGGAGCTAGTTGTGAATCTTGCCATTGTTGGTTTTCCACATTAAGATCCACACATCTCTGTGATGGAGCTAGTTGTACATCTTGCCATTGCTGATTTTCCACATTAAGATCCACACTTTTCCATGATGGTTCAGCTAGTTGTGAATATTGCCATTGCTTGTTCTCATCATCTCGTTTCTCACTTAACTGTTCTATGGTAGACCTATCTGAAACAGACCAGTCCTCCACAGGGAATACCCTTCTTCCAGATGCTAATTCAGCTGGTTGAGAATTGTTCAGTAATCTATTCTGACCGTCTTGTTCTTCTTTTGCCAGCTTTCCTGTAGGCCTTTCTTTAACCGCATGGTGTTCCAAGTGAACCTTTCCTCTTTCATGAGATATTCCATCTGACTGAGAATCTTGCAATATTTTCTCATCATTTTGCTCTTTCAAAGCTTGGCCCTCTGAGAGACACTTCACAGCTTTTAATGGATCATCTCGTGATGAAGCTTTTCTGCTTAGAGAGGGCTGATCAGAATCACCAATTGCTAGATCAGTTTGCTGGGCCAATTTCCCACCAGAGACATTCAGGGGAAGGCCTGACGAGGCTGAATTGTTAACCACAGATCGAAGAGCATGTTCACCTAGATCTAAATCAGCCACCATTTCTGGGTTGTGGCTTGAAAGTCTCTTTGAGACACGACGAACTGGAGTAGATGACTTACTATATCTGAATTTTCTCGACCTCGCTGGCACCCTTTTATTACTATGCTTTTCCTTCTCATTTTCTGGTAATTGCTGCTCTGGGAGGAAGTCCAACTGGGGGGAAACAGCTAATGACCTTCTAACATCAACACTTTGAGCAGCTATAGCTTTTGTGTCTCCAACTGAGTCTCTTATTTCTGGTTCCACGCCTACTCTTTTTTGAGCATCTTCATTTACATTTTCACATGAATGCTTTTCTGCTATATCAGCTACAATAGATGAAATACTGGTGTTGAGGTTAAACATACTGCTTCCAGGATGTTCATTGGAATTCTCAGCTTGTAGTGCCAGTGAACAAGTAACAGAACACTTACTACCTGCATCAGCAACTCCCGTTTCAGAATTGAGAATAACTATCAACATGTAGAGAATTAGGTAGGACATATATCAACAAGAAGACTAAATTGGAGGAATTGAAACGACTGTCGATACTGAATAATGTTGTATCTGCTATCAGAATTGGAGTTTGAGCAAAATTCCCAACTAAAATGTATCACCTTTTGATTCCTCAGTGGTAGAAAGTTGTTCTCCGGTCAAAGAGCACCTTAATTTCTTTGAACTGGTGTCATGTGTTGAGGGCTATCAAAAGAAAGAAGCTTTCAACCATCAGAAAATTCCTCCCTTTCAAGATAATCAACACACTTGTATTGAGAAATTAAAAATGAGCTTGACGAATTCAAATCTTGTCATGAACAGTGAAATGCATAAAGGATTCGTAACAGTCCTCCACTGAACCAAATAAGGGTTAATCAAGAATAAAGTGAAGGAATTCCCAGATTATTTTGTCAGATAGAAACAGAAAGTAAAGACATGCTGCGAAGTGTTGATTTAATgaatggacaatctacttaaaTTTTCCACACGAATGATTATATTTGTATCTGCAAAACGCTAGACATAAAGATTTTCCTCCTCGTTTAAGAACTCGCAAGGAAAAAAAAGCTTATATAATGCTTGAAATGGTGGTTGAAATCTAGAAATCACTAAGGTATTGAGTCATTCTTCTAACTTTCTATAGCATCGTTTTGCAGCTATATAGTTTATAAAGACATTCCTCATTTAACAAACTTATGAGAACAGCGATAAAGCTCAGAATGGTGGTCCAGATCTGAGAAGTATAAGGTACTGAGTCATTCCTCTTACCCTTCTATGACATCGTCTTTACCTGTAGTTTCGTATAAGCTATTCTCCCCACATATTccaattaaaatagaatgaCGTGGAATTATTCTCTTTGAACTTGGACAAGGTCATTGCTCGTCATTATTCTCTTTGAACTTGGACAAGGTCATTGCTTTCCAATTTATCTTCTCTGTGAGTATTCTCTAAAGCAGTTGCTAGAAGGAGTTctaaaatacatatacatatggtATACCAACGAATTACCCTATTTCCTTTATGGGGAAGAAAGATTCAGTCTCAGACCAAGCAAGCCTGTTTAAGAAGAGGTGCTTCAACACCTcgaatacataaaaaaaaattaacaggAGACACCAAATTTACCACTGttcttacaacaacaacatagctagtgaaatcccacaagtggggtctggggagggtaagatgtacgcagaccttaccactacctcatggagatagagaggttgtttccgaaagaccctcagctcaaaagtcacagtctcaagtaagagagaaaatcaaacaatatatatagcataatgacaAAAAAGCGATGCAAactttacaagacaagaacaatagcaatagcaatagcaaagtaatgtgataatcaaaggcaattTACCACTGTTCTTACAGGATCGAATATATCTTCCTAGTAAGAGGTTCATACAAATACGCCAACAAGATCTATACGGAAGCTTAAAAGCAGTAACATGGAGAACAGGAGTTATCAAACATATAGCACAGATAGATTTGACGGGGAACACAGGTGGGGGATCCAGAAGGTGCTGACTTACAGAATTATCCTTCATTGCTGA
The genomic region above belongs to Solanum dulcamara chromosome 5, daSolDulc1.2, whole genome shotgun sequence and contains:
- the LOC129890011 gene encoding osmotin-like protein OSML15, yielding MSHLTTCLVFFLLAFVTYTYASGVFEVHNNCPYTVWAAATPVGGGRRLERGQSWWFWAPPGTKMARIWGRTNCNFDGAGRGWCQTGDCGGVLECKGWGKPPNTLAEYALNQFSNLDFWDISVIDGFNIPMSFGPTNSGPGKCHPIQCVANIIGECPGSLRVPGGCNNPCTTFGGQQYCCTQGPCGPTDLSRFFKQRCPDAYSYPQDDPTSTFTCQSWTTDYKIMFCPYGATHNETTNFPLEMPISTLEVA
- the LOC129890014 gene encoding elicitor-responsive protein 3; this translates as MVRGKLVVHLVGAKGLENTDFLNDMDPYVILTCRSQEKKSSVASGKGCEPEWNETFVFSISEDVEELFLKIMDSDSIGDDDIVGEAKIPIEPVLSEGSIPITCYNVVKDEEYCGEIKVGLTFTPEEYSERKYEDENLGGWKESSY